ttttattttgttgttgttttggcaggtatttttcacacacacaGGGGATCAGTGATGGATCTCCGGGTCCTGTTCGCTCTCATTTGTTTGTCTGGTTTTTTCTGTGGCACAAAAACCGAAGAAACCAGATCTTCTGATGTCACGGACCTGGCCTTCAGAAACACTGACTTCGCCATCAACCTTTATCGCAAGATATCGCGTTATCACGACAATAACATTGTCATCTCACCGCTTAGCATCTCCACGTCTTTCGCAACGCTCTTACTGGCGGCCCGCGACGTGACACGCAGTCAGATCGTGCGTGGGCTGAATCTCGAGCCTCTGGATGAAGATGTTAGAGTTATTCCTGAATTATTCCGGGAGCTCCTGAGGAACATCAGCATCCTGCAACAGAGCACAGCGCTGTTTGTGCACCAGCAGTTTCAGCTCGAGGCGCTCTTCAGCGACCACATGAAGAAATACTTCGGCGGGGACGTCATCACCGTCGATTTCGGCAAGACTGACCGCAGCAGGGACATCATCAATGATTACGTCAGCACAAAAACCGGCAATAAGGTGCGTGAGATGGTGAAGAGTATCGCGCCGCTGACCCAGATGATGCTGATCAACACCATCTATTATAAGGGTAAGAACTTTCACAAATGATTGCTTTAAGATATTTGACATTTTATCTTATGAAATGTATAGAAGTGTAGCCTATACGCCTCATGCCAGAAATGTGCAATTGAAAGCAATAATTTGTAAGTAACACTTTTGTTCCTGAAGGTGACTGGCAGCGTCCTTTCAATCCGAACAGCACTGAAATGGGTCGCTTTTATATCGACAAGTACAATGTCGTCGAAGTTCCGATGATGTTTGCGGAGGATAAATTCTTTACGACCGAAGACGCTGAGGTAGGAGTGCGCGTTCTTCGGCTGCCGTATCGTGGTGATGCGGCGCTACTGATCGTCCTGCCCGACTCGTCTGCAGATTATACCGTAATAGACGATGAAATCAACGCTGAAAGAGTTTTCAGATGGATCAAAAACATGAAGCGAGTGTGAGTGCTAGATACACATTTAGATTTACCTTTGTGTTGGTTTAACTTGTTTTTTACTCTACACtacctctctttctctcttataCACGTACTCAGAAAGATGGAGGTTCATCTGCCCAAGTTTCAGATGGAGCAAAGGTACGCAATGCATGAACTTCTACCTCATCTGGGCATC
This is a stretch of genomic DNA from Misgurnus anguillicaudatus chromosome 7, ASM2758022v2, whole genome shotgun sequence. It encodes these proteins:
- the serpina10b gene encoding protein Z-dependent protease inhibitor — translated: MDLRVLFALICLSGFFCGTKTEETRSSDVTDLAFRNTDFAINLYRKISRYHDNNIVISPLSISTSFATLLLAARDVTRSQIVRGLNLEPLDEDVRVIPELFRELLRNISILQQSTALFVHQQFQLEALFSDHMKKYFGGDVITVDFGKTDRSRDIINDYVSTKTGNKVREMVKSIAPLTQMMLINTIYYKGDWQRPFNPNSTEMGRFYIDKYNVVEVPMMFAEDKFFTTEDAEVGVRVLRLPYRGDAALLIVLPDSSADYTVIDDEINAERVFRWIKNMKRVKMEVHLPKFQMEQRYAMHELLPHLGINSVFMDSANLTGLSKDVGVKVSQVMHTAVIAVDETGTTAASATSVGITAYSLPATFRVNRPFFFFLYHESTRSLLFTGRVIDPTKN